CTGGTTGAAGGACTTGTCGTCGAAACCTCCGGAGTCGGAGACCATGCACGCCTTGAAGTCCTTCTTGGCGCCGCCGGCGTTGTCGCTGGTCGTCGGCTTGCTACCGCATGCGGCAACGGCGAGCGTGAGTACGCCCGCAACTGCCACTCCCCGCAGGTACATCTTCACCGGAGGTCTCCTTAGTCCCGGAAATCTTTTCGCGACACGCCGGATTCCGGCGTACCGCATCGCAGACTATAAGCGTCCGGACGCATTCGCAGAACCGTGCAGCGACCCCGATACCTGATAGTGACCAGCCATCCCGGCCGATCGACTTTCGGTGACGAGTCAACCTCGATGTGTGATAGACCACATTGCAGGTTGTTGCAGAAGGCATCGACCTGGTCGCGGACGGCGACCTATGTTGTGACTCTCAGCAACCATTCCGGGCGGCTCCGGCCACCGGGTCAACTGTTCGGGGGAGCAACAGATGAGTTCACGTTTGATCAAGGCCGGTGCCGCCGGCCTGACCGCCACCCTCGCCGTCGTCGGCCTGAGCGTCGTCCAGGCGCCGACCGCCTCGGCCGCGACCTCCTGCAAGTCGGGCTACAACTGGCGCGCCTGCAGCACGATCGACAAGCGGATCCCGGTCTCGTTCACGGCCGGCTACCGCGACTCGGTCCGCAACCTGCGGAACTACCCGATCACGGCGTCCTGCCAGGCGTCGGTCAGCAAGACCGTCACCTGGGGCGTGAGCGTCGGCGTGAAGGCCGAGCTCAAGGCCGCGATCTTCGCCAGCGTCGAGGCGTCGGTGACCGCGAACGTGCAGACCTCGATGGCCACCGGGTACGTGACCTCGGCGAACTTCACCGTGAAGGCGAAGGACACCGTGTACTGCGACCGCGGCATCTACCAGGAGAACGTCCGGGGCCACAGCACCCTGTCGTACTACGGCGGCGGGGCCGGCACGATCCGGCAGTCCTGGACCGCGCACGCGCCGAGCCGGGCCCAGTGGCTCATCTACTGAGCCGGGCACGCTTTTCGGCCCTGGGGGTGGGCGCGGCGGTGACCGTGCTCGCCCTCGCGGCCGGGTGCGGCCAGGACTCCGGCACCACCGGGAGTACGCCGGCAAGCCCTGTCACCGAGCCGACGTCCGGCGAGCCGACCGCGACTGGGGCCGGCGCCGTGGGTTCCGCGGGTGATGTGTCGCTGACGACGCTGCCCACCGATGTCGCCGTCGTCACACGCAGTGGCCAGAGCTCGCTCAAGGCGCCGATCGCCGGAACCTTCGGTCCCGATTACGTTCTGTATGCACGCTGCCGGGGCGCCGGCCTGCGGGTCGAGGTCACCGGCAGTGATCCGTGGGACGTCAGCTGCGACGGCGTACCGGCCCGGCTCCGGATGCTGACCGAGTCCAAGGCCACCTCGTTGCGGCTGACAACGACACCCGGAACGCACTGGACGTTCATCGTGGCGAAGGAGAAGCAACCGGCGAATTAGCGGTTTCCGGACCGGAATTCACCGTCTGCCACAATCGCGGGATGACTCACCAGTTACTGGTCGCGGACGTGCTGGCGCGCGTCGAGGCGGTGCGCGAGGAGATGGTCGACGTACGGCGTGACCTGCACGCGCACCCCGAGCTCGGGTGGCACGAGGTACGGACGACCGAGCTGCTGGAGAAGCGCCTGGTCGAGGCCGGACTGTCGCCGCGGGTGCTGCCGACCGGTACCGGGCTGATCTGCGACATCGGAGCGGGTGACACCTGCGTCGCGCTCCGGGCCGACATCGACGCGCTGCCGGTGCCCGATGGTGTGGTCGAGCCGTGGCAGTCGACGATCGACGGAGTCGCGCACGCGTGCGGGCACGACGTACACACCTCGGCGCTGCTCGGCGCCGGACTGGTACTGGCCGGGATGGCGCGGGACGGGCAGCTGGACCGGCGGGTACGGCTGATCTTCCAGCCGGCCGAGGAGGTCATGCCCGGCGGCGCGCTCGGAGTGATCGCGGCGGGCGGGCTGGACGGCGTACGCCGGATCTACGGGGTGCACTGCGACCCACGGCTGCAGGTCGGGCAGGTCGGCCTCCGCGTCGGCGCGCTGACGGCCGCCGCCGACAAGCTCCTGGTGCGCCTGACCGGGCCGGGTGGTCACACTTCCCGACCACATTTGACTGCTGATCTGGTGTACGCGCTGGCGACGCTGGTTTCTCAGCTGCCGGCGGCGCTGTCCCGGCGAGTGGATCCGCGGGCGGGCATGTCGCTGGTCTGGGGCCGGATCACTTCAGGTTCCGCCGCAAACGCCATCCCGTCCCGCGGCGAGGCCGAAGGTACGCTCCGCTGCCTGGACGTGAACGCGTGGCGCCTCGCCGAGGAACTGATTCCCGCGCTGGCCGCCCAGATCACCCGCCCGTACGGCGTGGAGGTCGACACCGAGGTCACCCACGGCGTACCACCCGTGATGAACGACGCCACCGCGATCACAATCCTTCAGAATGCCGTCCACCAAACACTGGGTTCCAGCGCGGTAGCCCCCACCGATCAGAGCCTCGGCGGCGAGGACTTCGCCTGGTACCTGGAACACGTCCCCGGCGCCATGGCCCGCCTCGGCGTCCGGCCCCCCACCCTCGACACCACCGGCGACCTCCACACCCCCACCTTCGACCCCTCCGAAGAAGCCATCACCGTAGCCACCACCCTCTTCACCTCAACCGCCCTGCTGGACTAGAGGGCGTTTGAGTCAGAAGGTGTCGGCGGGGACGTACGCGCCCCACACCTCGCGGAGGGTGTCGCAGACTTCGCCGACGGTGGCCTGGGCTTTCAGGGCCTGTTTCATGGGGTAAAGGCAGTTGTCGGTTCCCTGGGCGGCTTTTTTCAGGGCTGACAGGGCCTCGTCCACGGCCGCCTGGTCGCGGGTGGCGCGGAGGGTGGCGAGGCGGGCGGTCTGTTGAGACTCGATGGCGGGATCGACGCGGAGTGGCTCGTACGGTTCCTCGGCGGTGATCGTGAACTTGTTCATGCCGACGACCACTCGTTCGGCCGAGTCGATCTGCTGGGCGATGCGGTACGCCGAGCGTTCGATCTCCTGTTTCTGGAAACCTTGCTCGATCGCGGCGACCGCGCCGCCGTACTCCTCGACCTGCTCCATCAGCTCCAGCGTCGCGGACTCGACCTCGTCGGTCAGCGCCTCGACCACGTACGACCCGGCGAACGGATCCACCGTCGCGGTCACATCGGTCTCGTACGCGAGCACCTGCTGCGTACGAAGGGCCAGCCGCGCCGCCTTCTCGGTCGGCAGCGCGATCGCCTCGTCGTACGAGTTCGTGTGCAACGACTGCGTTCCACCGAGTACGGCGGCCAGGCCCTGCACCGCGACCCGGACCAGGTTCACCTCGGGCTGTTGCGCGGTGAGCTGGACGCCGGCGGTCTGGGTGTGGAAGCGGAGCATCAGCGACTTCGGGTTCAAGGCGCCGAACTCGTCCCGCATCACCCGCGCCCAGATCCGCCGCGCGGCCCGGAACTTCGCCACCTCCTCCAGCAGCGTGGTCCGCGCCACGAAGAAGAACGACAGCCGCGGCGCGAACTCGTCCACGTCCAGCCCGGACGCGATCGCCGCGCGCACGTACTCGATCCCGTTCGCCAGCGTGAACGCGATCTCCTGCGCGGGCGTCGCACCGGCCTCGGCCATGTGGTACCCGGAGATCGAGATCGTGTTCCAGCGCGGCAGTTCGGCCTGGCAGTACGCGAAGATGTCGCTGATCAGCCGGAGTGATTCCTTCGGCGGATAGATGTACGTACCGCGGGCGATGTACTCCTTCAGCACGTCGTTCTGGATCGTGCCGGTCAGTTTGTCCCCGGAGACGCCCTGCTCCTCGGCGACCAGTTGGTACAGCAGGAGCAGCACCGAACCGGGCGCGTTGATCGTCATCGAGGTGGACACCTGGTCCAGCGGGATCTTGTCGAACAGCACCCGCATGTCGTCGATCGAGTCGATCGCGACGCCGACCTTCCCGACCTCACCGTGCGCGATCGGGGCGTCGGAGTCGTACCCCATCTGGGTCGGCAGGTCGAAGGCGACCGACAGTCCCATCGTGCCGTGGTCGATCAGCTGGTGGTACCGCTGGTTCGACTCGGCCGCGGTCCCGAACCCGGCGTACTGCCGCATCGTCCACGGCCGCTGGGTGTACATGGTCGGGTAGACGCCCCGGGTGTACGGAAACTCGCCCGGCGCACCGAGCTTCGCCGCCGGATCGAACCCGTCCAACGGCCCGTACACCGGCGAGAACCCGAATCCCGACTCACTGCGATGACCCATCTCCCCACGGTAATCCGAACCACGCCCGCACTGGTACGCACCGCCAGGTGACATCCAGCACCTCCGCGAGCGAACCCGGGCGGTTCGCGGCCGGTCAACCGGCGACCGCCCGGTGGCTACCTGAAGGACACTTCAATGTTCTGCAGCCGTCGCCAGGGGATCGACGCGGGGTCATGGGAGCGTCGCCGAGGGTTCACGCGCGGTGCGGAACCTTCGAAGTGTGCGAATCGTGATGGTGGCCGAGACCTTCCTGCCGCAGATCAATGGCGTGGCGAACACGGCTCGCCACGTCGCCGACCGGCTGCGTGCCCGCGGGCACGAGTTGCTGATCATCGCCCCCGGACCCGGCCCGGACAGCTACGGCGACGTCCAGGTGATCCGGGCCCGCAGCTTCCGCACGCCCGGGTACAAGGAGTACCCGGTCGGCCTGCCGGACCCGTCGATCGAGCGCGCGATGGCCGGCTTCCGCCCGGATCTGGTGCATCTCGCGTCGCCGTTCATCATCGGCGCGTACGGGCTGCGGGCCGCGCGCCGGCTCGGCGTACCGACGGTGGCGATCTTCCAGACCGACATCGCCGGCTTCGCCCGGCAGTACCCGTGGTACGCGGCCGCGGATCGCGGAATTTGGCGCTGGGTGACCCGGACGCACTCCCGGGCCGATCGCACCCTTGCGCCGTCGTCAGCCGCCGTGGCCGCGCTGGTGCAGCGGGGCGTGCCGCGGGTACACCTGTGGGGGCGCGGGGTGAACCTCGACCTGTTCGATCCCAAGCACCGTGATGAGCAGTGGCGGCGGGAGCTCTCGCCGGACGGGCGGCCGATCGTCGGGTACGTCGGCCGGCTCGCCGCGGAGAAGAAGGTCCGCCGGCTGGCCGAACTGACCGACCTGGGCTGCCGGATCGTGATCGTCGGGGACGGGCCGGATCGGGCCGCGCTGGAGCACGCGTTGCCGACGGCAACTTTCCTCGGGATGCGCCGCGGCGCTGACCTGGCGTCGATCTTTGCCGGGCTGGACGTTTTCGTCCACACCGGTGAGCACGAGACGTTCTGCCAGACCATCCAGGAGGCGCAGGCGTCCGGGGTCGCGACCGTTGGTCCGGCCGCCGGTGGTCCGCTCGACCTGATTCATCCGGGTGAAAACGGTCTGCTGTTCGAGCCTGGCAAGCCCGGGTCGTTGCGCGGGGCGGTCAAGACGCTGCTCGATCATCCGAACGCCCGCGGCCGGATGGCGGCGAGCGGCCTGCGACGGGTCCAGTCGCGCACGTGGCCGGCGGTCGTCGACGATCTCGTCGACCGGCACTACGCAGAGGTACTCCGGGAAGCCGCCTACATCCGGCGGGTCGCATGACCGGGCTGCGGATCGCTCAGTTGGCCAACTTCGTCGGGCCGACGTCCGGTGGGATGCGGACCGCGATCGAGCATGTCGGGCGTGGGTACGTCGAGGCCGGCGCCGAGCGGATCGTGATCACGCCGGGTGCGAAGGACGTGATCGTCGAGACCGAGTTCGGCACGATCGTCCGGGTGAAGGCGCCGAAGGTGAGTGGCGGGTACCGGCTGATCACCACGCCCTGGACGGTGATCGACCTGCTGAAGAAGTTCCGGCCGACCACGGTCGAGATCTCCGACAAGTCCACTCTGCTCCCGGTCGCGCGCTGGGCCCGGCGGAACGACATCGGCACCGTACTGTTCAGCCACGAACGGCTGGACGCGATGCTCGCGCTCGGCGCGGCCCGTCCGGGGCAGCTCGGCGGGAACGACGTACTCCGGCCGGGCCGGATGCTCGGCGCGGTCACGCAGCGGGCGAGCGACAGCAGCCCGCGGCCGTTGTGGTGGGGCTCCGACGGCGTGAAGTACAGCCAGCTCGGGATGGTTGCGACGGTGGCCGCGCTGTACAAGCTCCTCGGGCGTACGTACGACGCGGTGGTGGTCACGTCGCGGTACGCGGCGGCCGAGTTCGACGAGGTGACGACGCCGCTGGTACGGATTCCGCTCGGGGTCGACCTGGACACCTTCCACCCGTCACTCGGCACGCCGGCCGACGACGGCGTACTGAAACTCGTACACGCCGGACGGTTGTCGCGGGAGAAGAGCCCGCACCTCGCTGTCGCTACTGCCGCCGAGCTGCACCGGCGGGGCGTGAACCTACGGCTGGACGTGTACGGGACGGGTCCGCATCTGGATGAACTGGTCGAGATCGCCGGTGACGCGCCGGTGACGTTCCATGGCTATGTCGACGGTCGGCAAACGCTCGCGACCCGGCTCGCCGAGGCCGACATCGCGCTGTCCGTCTGCCCCGGCGAAACCTTCGGTCTGGCGGTTCTGGAGGCGCTCGCCGCCGGCACCCCGGTCGTCACCGCGAACACCGGCGGCGCCCGCGAGCTGGTCGACGAAACCTGCGGCCGCTGGGCGCCCGCCAACCCCACCGACCTCGCCGACGCCGTCCTGGCCCTGGCCGCCCACCCCAACCGCCGCGCCGCGGCCCGCCACCGAGCCGAGCGCTACCCCTGGCAAACCTGCACCGACCGCCTCCTCGCCCTCCACCACCGCCTGGCCCACGCCCGCCTGGCAGCCTGACCGTCTAACGACAGGAGGTAGTCGCCGCTGAGCCGGAGTTCGCGCTCAGCACGACATCGCCGGTCCAGCAATCCAGCACTACCTCCTGTCGTTAGCCGCACGCTCAGGTCAGATGGTCGTAGTCGCCGCGGGTCCAAGCGGCGTGGCGGTCGGCGGAGCGGCGGACCACGGCCTTGGCGTCCACCGGGATGGAGGCGCCGAAGTTGTTGTACAGGCGGTCGTACTCGAACGGGTCCAGCGACCGCGCGACCCGATCCACGACCGCGCCGGACAGCGGGATCCGGTTCGGGTAGCTGCGCATGAAGCTGACCGACGTCCGGTCGGGGTTGGCGAAGATGGTGTCGCCGGACAGGATCACTCCCTTGCCGTCGGCACCGTTCGCCCAGTGCACCACCGCGCTCCCCGGAAAGTGACCGCCAGGTTGAAGAACGGTCACGCCTGGTAGCGGCTTCAGCTCACCGGACCAGGTACGAATCACCGCGTCGGGTCGTGCCACCCACTCCTGATCGGCCTCCGCGACGTACACCGGGACATCGCCGAGCCGGTGGCTCCACTCCACCTGCACGCCGTACATGTGCGGGTGACTGGCGATGATCGCGACCACCTCGCCGAGCTCCCGGACCCGGCGGACGGCATCGTCGTCCAGGTACCCGATCGGATCCCAGAGCAGGTTGCCCGCGGTCGTTGTCACCAGCATCGACTGCTGCCCGATCCCGACCGGCGGCTTCGAGCGGATGCCGTACAGGCCGGGCTCGACCTCGTCGATGGTCACCTCGGTGCCGGCCAGCTCGTCGAGGGTGGTCCAGTGCTGACCGTCGGCGGGGACGTACTGCCGCTCGTCGGCGCAGATCGCGCACACCTCGACCTGGTCGGCGTGCTCGACCGCGCAGGTCGCACAGATCCAGAAACTCACCGTCGTTCTCCTGTCGTTCGGCTGCCTGCCAGTCTTTTCGTTCAAGCTCAGTTGAAGTCAAGTGCATCGACAGGCACGCCGTCGAGGGCCACTCCGTGGCGGGTGTGATGGGCCACCGACGCGACCGATCTCACACCTGTCAGGACATTTCCGGGGCGGTGGCGGGACTAGCATCGAATCGGCCTGGTGTCCGCCAGGTTCGGAACCCCGATCGGAGGATCGGTTTGCCCAGCAAACCAGCCGGTACGCTCTACCGCGGCCGGGAGGGCATGTGGTCATGGGTCGCGCACCGGATCACCGGTGTGGGGATCTTCTTCTTCCTGCTGGTGCATGTGCTGGACACCGCACTGGTCCGGGTCTCGCCGCACGCGTACAACGAGGTCATCGGCACCTACAAGAACCCGATCGTCGGCCTGCTCGAGGTCGGGCTGGTGGCGGCGATCCTGTTCCACGCGTTCAACGGCATCCGGCTGATCCTGGTGGACTTCTGGGCCAAGGGCCCGCGCTACCAGCGGCAGCTGATGATCGGTGTCGGCGTGCTCTGGGTGGTGCTGTTCGTGCCGTTCGTCATCCGGCATCTGACCCACGTGTTCGGAGGCTGAGATGTCAGAATCCACTCCTGCCATCGCCGCGCCCCGGTCCAGCAGCCGTGGCCGCCGGCTCAAGGGCGGCGGCCGGAACCGGTCCGGCCAGACCAACTTCGAGCTGTACAGCTGGC
The genomic region above belongs to Kribbella solani and contains:
- a CDS encoding amidohydrolase, yielding MTHQLLVADVLARVEAVREEMVDVRRDLHAHPELGWHEVRTTELLEKRLVEAGLSPRVLPTGTGLICDIGAGDTCVALRADIDALPVPDGVVEPWQSTIDGVAHACGHDVHTSALLGAGLVLAGMARDGQLDRRVRLIFQPAEEVMPGGALGVIAAGGLDGVRRIYGVHCDPRLQVGQVGLRVGALTAAADKLLVRLTGPGGHTSRPHLTADLVYALATLVSQLPAALSRRVDPRAGMSLVWGRITSGSAANAIPSRGEAEGTLRCLDVNAWRLAEELIPALAAQITRPYGVEVDTEVTHGVPPVMNDATAITILQNAVHQTLGSSAVAPTDQSLGGEDFAWYLEHVPGAMARLGVRPPTLDTTGDLHTPTFDPSEEAITVATTLFTSTALLD
- a CDS encoding acyl-CoA mutase large subunit family protein, giving the protein MGHRSESGFGFSPVYGPLDGFDPAAKLGAPGEFPYTRGVYPTMYTQRPWTMRQYAGFGTAAESNQRYHQLIDHGTMGLSVAFDLPTQMGYDSDAPIAHGEVGKVGVAIDSIDDMRVLFDKIPLDQVSTSMTINAPGSVLLLLYQLVAEEQGVSGDKLTGTIQNDVLKEYIARGTYIYPPKESLRLISDIFAYCQAELPRWNTISISGYHMAEAGATPAQEIAFTLANGIEYVRAAIASGLDVDEFAPRLSFFFVARTTLLEEVAKFRAARRIWARVMRDEFGALNPKSLMLRFHTQTAGVQLTAQQPEVNLVRVAVQGLAAVLGGTQSLHTNSYDEAIALPTEKAARLALRTQQVLAYETDVTATVDPFAGSYVVEALTDEVESATLELMEQVEEYGGAVAAIEQGFQKQEIERSAYRIAQQIDSAERVVVGMNKFTITAEEPYEPLRVDPAIESQQTARLATLRATRDQAAVDEALSALKKAAQGTDNCLYPMKQALKAQATVGEVCDTLREVWGAYVPADTF
- a CDS encoding glycosyltransferase family 1 protein; its protein translation is MRIVMVAETFLPQINGVANTARHVADRLRARGHELLIIAPGPGPDSYGDVQVIRARSFRTPGYKEYPVGLPDPSIERAMAGFRPDLVHLASPFIIGAYGLRAARRLGVPTVAIFQTDIAGFARQYPWYAAADRGIWRWVTRTHSRADRTLAPSSAAVAALVQRGVPRVHLWGRGVNLDLFDPKHRDEQWRRELSPDGRPIVGYVGRLAAEKKVRRLAELTDLGCRIVIVGDGPDRAALEHALPTATFLGMRRGADLASIFAGLDVFVHTGEHETFCQTIQEAQASGVATVGPAAGGPLDLIHPGENGLLFEPGKPGSLRGAVKTLLDHPNARGRMAASGLRRVQSRTWPAVVDDLVDRHYAEVLREAAYIRRVA
- a CDS encoding glycosyltransferase; this translates as MTGLRIAQLANFVGPTSGGMRTAIEHVGRGYVEAGAERIVITPGAKDVIVETEFGTIVRVKAPKVSGGYRLITTPWTVIDLLKKFRPTTVEISDKSTLLPVARWARRNDIGTVLFSHERLDAMLALGAARPGQLGGNDVLRPGRMLGAVTQRASDSSPRPLWWGSDGVKYSQLGMVATVAALYKLLGRTYDAVVVTSRYAAAEFDEVTTPLVRIPLGVDLDTFHPSLGTPADDGVLKLVHAGRLSREKSPHLAVATAAELHRRGVNLRLDVYGTGPHLDELVEIAGDAPVTFHGYVDGRQTLATRLAEADIALSVCPGETFGLAVLEALAAGTPVVTANTGGARELVDETCGRWAPANPTDLADAVLALAAHPNRRAAARHRAERYPWQTCTDRLLALHHRLAHARLAA
- a CDS encoding MBL fold metallo-hydrolase, which gives rise to MSFWICATCAVEHADQVEVCAICADERQYVPADGQHWTTLDELAGTEVTIDEVEPGLYGIRSKPPVGIGQQSMLVTTTAGNLLWDPIGYLDDDAVRRVRELGEVVAIIASHPHMYGVQVEWSHRLGDVPVYVAEADQEWVARPDAVIRTWSGELKPLPGVTVLQPGGHFPGSAVVHWANGADGKGVILSGDTIFANPDRTSVSFMRSYPNRIPLSGAVVDRVARSLDPFEYDRLYNNFGASIPVDAKAVVRRSADRHAAWTRGDYDHLT
- the sdhC gene encoding succinate dehydrogenase, cytochrome b556 subunit encodes the protein MPSKPAGTLYRGREGMWSWVAHRITGVGIFFFLLVHVLDTALVRVSPHAYNEVIGTYKNPIVGLLEVGLVAAILFHAFNGIRLILVDFWAKGPRYQRQLMIGVGVLWVVLFVPFVIRHLTHVFGG